The window CAAATGAGTTATTGGTGGAGGAGAGAAACTATGACCGAGATATTCTAACTGGAGAACGATATGCACTCGTGTCAAAGTTAAATAAGGAGCAAAAGGAAATCTATGATTTGATTATAAATGCTTCAACAAACAATCTACAAGAGCTGATATTTGTAAATGGGCATGGAGGCACGGGAAAAACTTTCCTTTGGAAATCAATTATCAGCTCTTTGCGTTCTCAAGGAAAGATTGTATTAGCTGTGGCATCTTCCGGTATTGCTTCTTTACTTCTTCCATCAGGCCAGACAGCACACTCTCGATTCAAGATACCTCTTAATTTGACAGATGAATCAATGTGTGGAATTAAAAAAGGAAGTCATAATGCAGAGTTATTGGCTCAGACTGATGTTATAATCTGGGATGAAGCCCCCATGAATGACCGTAGATGCTTTGATACGTTAGACAGAAGTCTCAGAGATATTCTTGATGCTCCAAATATTTTCTTTGGCGGGAAGTCAGTTATGTTGGGTGGAGATTTTAGGCAGACGTTACCTGTAAAGAAAGGAGCATCTAAAATGCGGATAATAGACGCATCTATTGCTCGGTCGGAGTTTTGGTCACATTTCAGAATTTGCACACTGAAGAAAAACATGAGACTCTTGCAAACAGAGTTAAAGGAAGAGGACGAGAAAAGCGATACATTCTCTTCTTGGCTTCTGGATGTCGGAAACGGGAAGATTGGTGAGCCGGACCAATTAGATCCACATAATACATCATGGATCAAAATCCCGGATGAATATTGCATTGGAGATGACGATGATAATGGAATATCAGAACTCATCAAATTCATATATGACGAGAAAACGCTACAACAACCAACTGCTCAACAGCTACAACAGAAAGTAATACTCTGCCCAAAAAATGCGACCGCCGACCTCATAAATCTGAAGGTTTTATCAATGG is drawn from Erigeron canadensis isolate Cc75 chromosome 9, C_canadensis_v1, whole genome shotgun sequence and contains these coding sequences:
- the LOC122583822 gene encoding uncharacterized protein LOC122583822, with amino-acid sequence MCGIKKGSHNAELLAQTDVIIWDEAPMNDRRCFDTLDRSLRDILDAPNIFFGGKSVMLGGDFRQTLPVKKGASKMRIIDASIARSEFWSHFRICTLKKNMRLLQTELKEEDEKSDTFSSWLLDVGNGKIGEPDQLDPHNTSWIKIPDEYCIGDDDDNGISELIKFIYDEKTLQQPTAQQLQQKVILCPKNATADLINLKVLSMVKGSSITYVSSDEATPFGNDGGETEMLYPVEYLNTLNFPGLPPHQLELKIGAPIMLLRNLNLVS